A segment of the Zingiber officinale cultivar Zhangliang chromosome 8B, Zo_v1.1, whole genome shotgun sequence genome:
CCCTTTGAAGGCTCGAGTAACCTTTTTGGGACGCGGAAACTGGTTTTGTTGCGCTCTTCTTCTTAGGTGCCGGGGCGGATTCCGATCCGCCCTTCGGGATCGAAACCAGCTCGGTCGGTTCCATGGAGGCTGTTGCGGGTCTTAACAGAGCCATTCCAGCGTCCTCCTCCCATTCTTCAAGGAAGGAGTGGCGCGCTATGCCGGACGTCCCCTATCGAAGCAATGGAGGCGAGGTGAGGTGGAGAGGGCACGTCGTTTTCTATTGTTGGGTTGCTCGTGGTTATGTTTCGCATCTTTTACAAAATTTATATGTTTAATGCTGGCAAGAGCTGGAGCATGTTGATACTGCCCAATCAGCCGAGAGAACAATACATGAGGTATGTTTCTGTTAGGTTGTTGTCTAAGAAGAAAAGTCTTTTTCCTCCCTTGTCTCAGTAGGCAAAGAATTTTACGACAAGGAATCACCATCTGAGTGCAACACGGGCTGGAAAGGTGCAGGTTGGTGTAGGGACGTACGATGCAGGCTTCTGTTCAATTACAATTGATAATGGCAGTCGAATGAACGATGATATGTTGCAGCGGAAGTTGCAAGAGATCACAAGTCTGAGAGAACAGCTTCAGCAGATGGAGATTGAACTAGCTAGGACAATTGCTAGGTCTGAGATGATGGAATTGCagaatagttttgaaattaagcttaAGGAGCAGATTGATAGCAATAACAACCTGAAGGTATCTAAGATAAGCACTTTTATTTTCCACGACACAAAAGAAAGCCTAGCTTGAACTTATGGTGTTTCTCTTTAACAGTTGTTGTGGCATAGGACTTTTCAACTGTTATACGTTGCATTTTGTTCCTGAATTCTGATCTAAATAGGTTACTTGATGCAACTCATACTATTTCTTATTTCCCTTAACTCCTACTGTTAACATCATCGTCATTGTAGAGTTTGCTCTTGATTTTCTTATTCTGatcatagtttttttttaatggttggagattgaaaattttcaaacctCTACACGGATAAACTTGCTTCTCCCTTCCACTATAGAATATTTGTTGTTTTACTTTAGTTTTCGATTGATCctatccggaatctgagtcagacggaccgccaggcgaggtggatggaatgttgaccgaatcgcgacgtcccggagggggggtGTGCTGACTTCTATGTtaaccaagtcttcagaagtcctctggtcaatgctACCTGCAGCCAATGACTGGgtccccccggtctctggtaccccgaggttcgaggcagatccaacgaatatataaataacaggctaataatataataatgaaataaatgagggGTAAGCACGAAAAACGTACTCTGgcccggggggcgccctcggatgggacgctagTCGAGTTATCGTGATCCAGAAGGGTAGATGAATGTGCCGGACGAGGAGCTGGATTTGATGAAGTGGAGCTGGACACATCATGGAGCCAGAAGTGGCGGCACGAAACTAGATGCGACCTCGGCACACAGGCAGGGATAAGACATCGGCACGCAAGCCGGGATACAAATATCGGTGTGCAGGCTGGGATACAAATATCGGCACGCATGCTAGGATACAATAATGGCACATAGATCGGAATTCAACCATAGCTCGAAGGCCGAAACATAATAGCGATGTGCAATGGTGCACTACGGTTGTAGCTCGGGATACGACACACAAACTGGATCATCACAAGGGTCGGAATACAACAGTGACATAGAATCGGAGTTGGGACAGAGTCGGCGCATGGACGTCCGACACATGGACTGCCGGCAAGTGGTGGCTGCGGTGTGAAGAGACTATCGGCAAGTGGTGGCTGCGGTACGTGGCGGCGGTGCGAAGAGGCTCTCGGCAAGTGGTGGCTGCAGTGCGTGGCGGCGGTGCGAAGAGGCTGCCGGGAAGTGGTGGCTGCAGCGCGAAGAAGCTGTCGACAAGTGGTGGCTGCGGCGCATGGAAGTTGCCAGCAAGTGGTGGCTGCGGCTCATGGAAGCTGCCGGCGAAGGAAGGCTGCCGGGAAGTGGTGGCTGCGGCGCGAAGAGGCTGCCGACAAGTGGTGGCTGCGACGCATGGAAGCTGTCGGCAAGTGGTGGCTGCGGTGCATGGAAGTTGCCGGCGAAGGGGGGCTGCCGGGAAGTGGTGGCTGCGGCGTGAAGACGAGGGAGAGTGCAGCGATGGGAACTGCCGAGCGACGTCTTACAGGCGAGcgtgagagaggaagaagagtttAGAGGCGACAAGTCGACAAGGACGGCAGGGAGAAAGAGGCGACGACGGCCTCTCGCGTGGCTTCGGCGGCGGCgcggaggaggaagaaagaagaagggcttTGGCCAGCGTCGCGAGGAGGTGGGAGAGGAGTAGAGGTGGAGGCCGGCGGCCGGTGTTGGCACCGGCGAGGAGCGCGGGAGGGAGGAAGAAAGATCTCTTCCTTCCTGTTGGCGGCCGCGGACTCCAAAGACCAGCCTCCCTTTCGAACATGATGAACCGTGCCCTAAAAGGACTCCCGTCAAATGACCAAAACACCCTCCCTTTTCCCCTTAATTACCCCAATGCCATCCAATATATCCACATCATCGATAGTTAAAGATGTCTGTTCAATTATTGTATAATATGTAATTCTGTCTTATTTGGTGCTCCAGAATATAGTTATGGTTACTACAGTATATAATGCAAGCaccagttattattattattattattattttaaaatttgatgaCATAACTGGTTTCTGAGTcttttggttgctttatatgtGCTGTTTTGTGAAACCTCTTTGGGACATTTGCTAATTTCTTTCCCCATACATTGAAGTAGTTTGAATATCGTAATATGTATTTTGAAATGTCTCATTCTCCATTCTTTCAGTCTCGTGTTTGTCTGATGGCTATTTCATTTGCATCAACGATTTGTTGAGTACTTCTATGCTTCAAATGCTTTGAAATGTCCAAATTCTCCATTCTCAGTCTCATGTTTGTCTGATTGAGGTTATTTCACTTGCATCAATGACTTGTTCCATACCTATGCATAATACATTATTCTACTCCTTGACAGGAGCAAGTTCATGAAAGGGAACCACACATACTTGAACTCGAGAGGAAAGTCGAAGAGAAAGACAGGGAGCTACAAACTATGAAAATTGACAGTGAAGCTGTTTGTGTTTTCTGTCTCCGATTTCTATTAATCttcctctatgtagatttttagttttgttctaagaattttattttctttttactttttattttgttATAGGCATGGGCTAAAGAGGACCTTCTTCGGGAGCAAAATAAAGAATTAGCCAGCTTCAGGTATGTGTAGTTTCTCTGATTCAATGATCTTATgcattttctaagtaaatataCTGCTAGAATCATGAGCTTGCTATTTCCTATATGTAGAAGGGAGCTTGATAACACTGAATCAGAAAGAGCACAGCATCTTAACCAAATTTGCGATCTCCAAGAACACATTCAAGGGAAAGACAGTCAAATTCTTGCATTGCAGGATCAGGTTGATTTCTTAAATTTTCCTACTTTATTTAACTTTTTCGCAATTATCTGAGAGCCATATACTACTTGCAGTTGAAACTTAGGTTATCCATCTCTTTGAAAATTCAGTAacatcttgatttttttttttcatcttgtcTCCCATTTGTGGTTACTCACTTAGAGAtactattttatttaaattatcattcAAGTAATTGTGATTGATGATGATTTAGCATAACCTACATGGTAGTTATCTGATTTTTGATCACTACTACTGGTTAATTTCCATGATTTTCTTGTATAAGGGACATTCATCTGGTTCATGTCAAAGGAatacatttcatgaacttggttAATTATTTGGTCATATGTTCTAACTCCATAGTTGATGTCAAAAGGATTGATATCTTTTAGTTTGGTAGGAGTTTAGTGTGTATCTTTTAACCTGATAATAGTTTATTGGGACTATTATATTTTCCATTTAGtgcattttcctttttaatttggTTGGTATTAATCAACTtttgattaataaaaatattCCATAATTAATCTCGGTGTGAGGTTTTTTTCCCCATCGTGTGTGATAGGTATTCCATGCCTCATTAATTCATCTCAATTTTATGTGATCTAAAAGTTTAATTTGGTGCTGCATCAATTTCGTATTAATTCTCTCTGTCAACGTACTTGTGCTGCACCTAGATACCATGCATGCGATTCTTGTATTGCTGCTTTACCTTTCTGCCTTTTCTATTAATTCTCTCACCTTAACCTAGTGTTCTTCTTAACCATCACGTCCTTGATGGCTCCAGAACCTGATTAAAGCATTATCACTCGTTTTCAACTCCTTTAATGTCAAATgatatattgtttattttttacttCATTCTCTTTATTTACTTAAAGTACTTCTAAAACTTTAAGTATCTTTATTTTTACTTTATTATCTTTGTTGAAATGGAGGAAAAGGTAAGGTGTTTTATATGATTGTAAAGTaccacatgagcagaagatgagagttgcagagatgaggatgcaAAGGTAGATGTGAGGATgagcagaataagaaatgagagcattagagagaaaattggagttgtatctattgaggaaATACTTCGAGAGACACATTTAATATGATACAAACATGTACTTAGATgcccaataaatgctctagtttgccaatgtaaaactatgacaaatacgcaCATCAAAgtaggaagaagatcaaaaaagATTTAGTTAactacaataaaataagataaaatttatttaagtatagatgataatatagtaggggatagagtccaatgacgtaaaaggatcaaTATAGCCTACCCATCTAGTGGGATAAAGCTTGGTTATATCTTTATTTACTTTATATTTGCTTGTGTAGTTAGTTATCATTAAGAAAATCTTTCAACTTAGTAGTCTGAACCAAAGTAAGCATTATTCTAATGCTGGCTTTCTTGGTAATAAGCCTTCTAGGACTAGATACACTGATGTTATATCAAGGGAGGAACATGAATGGTACTTTCAATTCCAAGCTTTTCCAAATGCTTCTTCTATGTCCATGATTCTCAAGGTAGTCTTGCACTTGTTTGGTGCATGCCTTTAGGTCAAACACTTGGATTCTCAATTTAGGAGCTACTGAGAATTTTctggtaatattttttttttccctagATCCTTACACTAATGTTTCATTCTACCAATGATACATTAGCAGATGGGCCACTTTCACCTCATTGTTGCTTTTTTCTATATATTATATGCCGAAATTTTCTTGGAAGTTACCATTTGTGTGAAAATGCACAAAGTAACTAAGTT
Coding sequences within it:
- the LOC122014655 gene encoding uncharacterized protein LOC122014655 isoform X1, yielding MEAVAGLNRAIPASSSHSSRKEWRAMPDVPYRSNGGESWSMLILPNQPREQYMRNHHLSATRAGKVQVGVGTYDAGFCSITIDNGSRMNDDMLQRKLQEITSLREQLQQMEIELARTIARSEMMELQNSFEIKLKEQIDSNNNLKEQVHEREPHILELERKVEEKDRELQTMKIDSEAAWAKEDLLREQNKELASFRRELDNTESERAQHLNQICDLQEHIQGKDSQILALQDQNQLAQETIHFKDEQLREAHSWISRVQEMDALHTSTNQSLQAEL
- the LOC122014655 gene encoding uncharacterized protein LOC122014655 isoform X3, which translates into the protein MEAVAGLNRAIPASSSHSSRKEWRAMPDVPYRSNGGESWSMLILPNQPREQYMRNHHLSATRAGKVQVGVGTYDAGFCSITIDNGSRMNDDMLQRKLQEITSLREQLQQMEIELARTIARSEMMELQNSFEIKLKEQIDSNNNLKEQVHEREPHILELERKVEEKDRELQTMKIDSEAAWAKEDLLREQNKELASFRRELDNTESERAQHLNQICDLQEHIQGKDSQILALQDQQL
- the LOC122014655 gene encoding uncharacterized protein LOC122014655 isoform X2 → MEAVAGLNRAIPASSSHSSRKEWRAMPDVPYRSNGGESWSMLILPNQPREQYMRNHHLSATRAGKVQRKLQEITSLREQLQQMEIELARTIARSEMMELQNSFEIKLKEQIDSNNNLKEQVHEREPHILELERKVEEKDRELQTMKIDSEAAWAKEDLLREQNKELASFRRELDNTESERAQHLNQICDLQEHIQGKDSQILALQDQNQLAQETIHFKDEQLREAHSWISRVQEMDALHTSTNQSLQAEL